A region of the Chloroflexota bacterium genome:
CAGTTCGGCCTGGTCGAGGGCGCGTTCGAAGGCATCGGGCGGGGCTTCCCCTGCCAGCGCCATGTAGAGGGTAGCCCCCAGGCTGTAGATATCGGAATGGGGGCCGGTATGGGAGGTGCCATACTGCTCGGGCGGGGAAAAGCCCGGGGTGACCGCCTGCGCACCGGTCACGGTGCGCTGGTCGTGCCCGCCGACTTTTGCCAGCCCGAAGTCCACCAGGAAGACGTGCCCCTCGGAGGTGATGCGCACGTTGCCGGGTTTGATGTCGCGATGAATGATGGGAGGCTGCTGGCTGTGCAGGTATTCCAGCGCGTCGCACAGGGCCAGTCCGATGGTGACGGCTTCCTGCACGCTGATTTTGCCGGTGCGCTCGATGCGGGCTTTGAGGTCTTCCCCCTCGATGTAGTCCATCACCAGGTATTGCCCCTGGTTTTCGATGACAAAGTAGTCGGTGACGCGAGGCAGGTTGGGGTGGCGCAAGGAGGCCAGCAGGCGGGCTTCCTGCTTGAATTGTTCGGCGTATTCGGAAGAGCCGAACAGGTTTTCTTTGATGGCGACTTCGATGTTGAGGGTGGTGTCCAGGGCCCGATAGACCGATCCCATCCCTCCCTGCCCCAGCACGGAAAGGATGCGATAGCGCCCCTGAAGCATGTCGCCAACTTGAAGCGCCATAATGTTTTGACCTCGGGGTTAGATGTCCAGGTTGCGGACTTCGCGGGCGTGGGTTTGGATGAAGCGGCGGCGAGGAGGCACTTCGCTGCCCATGAGCATACTGAAGACGCGGTCGGCTTCCGCGGCGTCGTCAATGGTCACCTTGAGGAGGGTGCGCGTTTGGGGGTCCATGGTGGTTTCCCACAGTTGTTGTGGGTTCATTTCACCAAGGCCTTTGTAGCGCTGGAGGTGAATTTTGACGCCGTCGCCGATTTCTTGCAAGATGCGCTCGCGCTCGGCTTCGGTGTAGGCGTAGCGCACCTTGTTTTTGTGGGCAATGCGGTAGAGCGGCGGCTGGGCGATGAAGAGGTGGCCTTCTTCGATGAGTGGCAGCATGTAGCGGAAGAAGAAGGTGAGCAACAGGGTGCGGATGTGGCTGCCGTCGACGTCCGCGTCGGTCATGATGATGACCCGGCCATAGCGCAGGTTTTGGATGTTGAAGTCTTCGCCGATGCCGGTGCCCAGGGCCGAGATGAGGGCTTTGATTTCCTTGTTGGAAAGGATTTTGTCGAGGCGGGCTCGCTCGGTGTTGAGGATTTTGCCCCGCAGGGGAAGCACGGCCTGGAAGTGGCGGTCGCGGCCCTGTTTGGCCGAGCCGCCGGCCGATTCACCCTCAACGATGTAGAGTTCGGTATGTTCGGGGTCGCGCGAAGAGCAGTCGGCGAGTTTGCCGGGCAGGGTGAGGCTTTCGAGCGCCGATTTGCGGATGATGAGGTCACGGGCTTTGCGCGCGGCGGTGCGGGCACGGGCCGAGGTGAGGCATTTGTGCACGATGGCGCGCGCGGCCGAGGGGTTTTCTTCGAGGAAGGTGCTCAAAGCCTCGCTCACCACCTGGGCGGTGTAGGTCTGCACCTCGGGGTTCATCAGTTTGACTTTGGTCTGGCTTTCAAACTGCGGGTCGGGGTGCTTGACGCTGACGATGGCGGTGAGGCCTTCGCGGGTGTCGTCGCCGGTGAAGTTGGGGTCGGAATCTTTCAGCAGGCCAGCCTTGCGGGCGTAGTCGTTGAGGGTGCGGGTGATGGCCGAGCGCAGGCCGGTGAGGTGTGTGCCACCGTCGATGGTGTTGATGGTGTTGGCAAAGGCATACACCGATTCGGTAAAAGCGTCAGTGTATTGCAGGGCGAATTCGATGTGGATGTTGTCGATGGCTTTTTCGGCGTGGACGACGGGGTGCAGCGGCTGGCGGCTGCGGTTGAGGTAGCGGACGAAGGATTTGATGCCACCTTCGAAGTAGAAGGTCATTTCGCGGTCGGTGCGCTCATCGCGAAAGTGGATGGTTACGCCGCGGGTGACAAAAGCCATTT
Encoded here:
- the gyrB gene encoding DNA topoisomerase (ATP-hydrolyzing) subunit B; this translates as MTPTPDQTYDASTIQVLKGLEAVRRRPGMYVGGTDIKALHHLIYEVVDNSIDEALAGACDRIEIIIHPDQSVTVADNGRGIPVDIHPETGNSALEVVMTTLHAGGKFGGGGYKVSGGLHGVGVSAVNALSEWCEVEVKRGGKIYRQRYERGYPVTPVEEIGKAPKGETGTRTTFKFDPTIFKGDLRYRFETLVQRFREMAFVTRGVTIHFRDERTDREMTFYFEGGIKSFVRYLNRSRQPLHPVVHAEKAIDNIHIEFALQYTDAFTESVYAFANTINTIDGGTHLTGLRSAITRTLNDYARKAGLLKDSDPNFTGDDTREGLTAIVSVKHPDPQFESQTKVKLMNPEVQTYTAQVVSEALSTFLEENPSAARAIVHKCLTSARARTAARKARDLIIRKSALESLTLPGKLADCSSRDPEHTELYIVEGESAGGSAKQGRDRHFQAVLPLRGKILNTERARLDKILSNKEIKALISALGTGIGEDFNIQNLRYGRVIIMTDADVDGSHIRTLLLTFFFRYMLPLIEEGHLFIAQPPLYRIAHKNKVRYAYTEAERERILQEIGDGVKIHLQRYKGLGEMNPQQLWETTMDPQTRTLLKVTIDDAAEADRVFSMLMGSEVPPRRRFIQTHAREVRNLDI